The Hydrogenophaga crocea genome contains a region encoding:
- a CDS encoding ABC transporter ATP-binding protein gives MSDLQLSAKNLVKRFGGLAAVNDVSVDLHRGRIHAVIGPNGAGKSTLTNLLSGDLPPTSGQIALNGQGIHGKSPERISRQGLGRSYQKTNIFLPFTVWDNVRLAAQSRERHAPFNPLHWFSAASKLADVNRRCERALELAGLTARAHTVAAATSHGEQRQLEIAMTLATEPTVLLLDEPLAGMGAAEAESMVALLQRLKAEHAVMLVEHDMDAVFALADVLTVMVNGQVIASGTPQQIRNDEGVQAAYLGEEH, from the coding sequence ATGAGCGACCTGCAGCTTTCCGCGAAGAACCTGGTCAAGCGCTTCGGCGGCCTCGCCGCCGTCAACGATGTGTCGGTCGATCTGCACCGCGGCCGCATCCACGCGGTCATCGGCCCCAACGGTGCGGGCAAGTCCACGCTGACCAACCTGCTCTCGGGCGACCTGCCGCCCACCAGCGGGCAGATCGCGCTCAACGGGCAGGGCATCCACGGCAAATCGCCCGAGCGCATCTCGCGCCAGGGCCTGGGCCGCAGCTACCAGAAGACCAACATCTTCCTGCCCTTCACCGTGTGGGACAACGTGCGCCTGGCCGCGCAATCGCGCGAGCGCCACGCGCCCTTCAACCCGCTGCACTGGTTCAGCGCGGCGTCGAAGCTGGCCGACGTGAACCGCCGCTGCGAACGCGCGCTGGAACTCGCGGGCCTCACCGCACGCGCCCACACCGTGGCCGCCGCCACCAGCCACGGCGAACAACGCCAACTCGAAATCGCCATGACGCTGGCCACCGAACCCACGGTGCTGCTGCTCGACGAGCCGTTGGCCGGCATGGGCGCGGCGGAAGCCGAATCGATGGTGGCATTGCTGCAGCGCCTGAAGGCCGAACACGCCGTGATGCTGGTGGAGCACGACATGGACGCCGTGTTCGCGCTGGCCGACGTGCTGACCGTGATGGTCAACGGCCAGGTGATCGCCAGCGGCACGCCGCAACAGATCCGAAACGACGAAGGCGTGCAGGCCGCCTACCTGGGCGAGGAACACTGA